The proteins below are encoded in one region of Lactuca sativa cultivar Salinas chromosome 3, Lsat_Salinas_v11, whole genome shotgun sequence:
- the LOC111891131 gene encoding transcription factor MYB124: MKKKACDCSNSDKDDPKQKERHIVSWSEEDDDILREQIRIHGTNNWAIIASKFENKTTRQCRRRWFTYLNSDFKKGGWSHEEDMLLCQAQKIFGNRWTEIAKVVPGRTDNAVKNRFSILSKKKEKCESSTKENNNGVNMNTNNKRTRQNTDKILETSMQHMNIRRKQIVATMEDCDAKEQKVRPPFVVILQNCMKPCIEESSGNTVEGKSLIELNQGSPETISSKTIEKANDLCDGRKCPLPNSEFNSPLQVTPLFRSMAEGIPSPQFSESERNFLLKTLGMESAIPNPTSRTSQSPPCKRALLHCL, translated from the exons ATGAAGAAGAAAGCTTGTGATTGTAGTAACAGTGATAAAGATGATCCGAAGCAGAAAGAGAGGCACATAGTTTCATGGTCTGAAGAG GATGATGATATATTAAGGGAGCAAATTCGTATTCATGGAACCAATAA TTGGGCAATTATTGCATCCAAGTTTGAGAACAAAACTACAAGGCAATGCAGAAGAAG ATGGTTTACTTATTTAAATTCTGATTTCAAAAAAGGAGGATGGTCACATGAGGAAGATATGCTCTTATGCCAA GCACAAAAGATTTTTGGCAACAGATGGACTGAGATTGCAAAAGTGGTTCCAGGAAG GACAGACAATGCTGTGAAGAATCGGTTTTCCATCTTATCTAAGAAGAAAGAAAAGTGTGAGTCATCAACTAAAGAGAACAACAATGGAGTTAACATGAATACCAATAACAAAAGAACAAGACAAAATACAGATAAAATTTTAGAAACTTCGATGCAACATATGAATATAAG gAGGAAACAAATTGTTGCTACAATGGAAGATTGTGATGCTAAAGAGCAGAAAGTAAGACCTCCATTTGTTGTAATATTGCAGAACTGTATGAAACCCTGTATAGAAG AATCTAGTGGAAATACAGTTGAAGGAAAATCTCTCATTGAATTAAATCAAGGATCCCCCGAAACTATTTCCTCTAAAACAATTGAGAAAGCAAATGATTTATGTGATGGACGAAAATGCCCCTTGCCAAATTCAGAGTTCAATTCCCCACTCCAAGTAACTCCATTGTTTAGATCAATGGCAGAAGGAATTCCAAGCCCACAGTTTTCAGAAAgc GAAAGGAACTTCCTgctcaaaacacttggaatggaATCAGCGATTCCGAATCCAACCTCCAGAACCTCACAATCTCCACCTTGCAAACGAGCCCTACTCCATTGCCTTTAA